The following are encoded in a window of Halorubrum sp. PV6 genomic DNA:
- a CDS encoding winged helix-turn-helix domain-containing protein, which translates to MDEDEDAVLAVLDDEYARAILAHLTIEPMSVDELCTACEMSDATAYRRLSRLQDADLVTEQQELDPDGHHYKRYAATVETVTVTFADGGYEVAVTRSTTDPADRFTDLFEGLS; encoded by the coding sequence ATGGACGAGGACGAGGATGCTGTCTTGGCGGTACTCGACGACGAGTACGCCCGGGCGATCCTCGCTCACCTCACAATTGAACCGATGTCAGTCGATGAACTCTGTACGGCCTGTGAGATGTCCGATGCGACGGCGTACCGCCGTCTCAGCCGGTTACAGGACGCAGACCTCGTGACCGAACAACAGGAGCTGGACCCCGACGGCCATCACTACAAGCGGTATGCAGCTACAGTCGAGACTGTCACCGTCACGTTCGCCGATGGAGGCTACGAAGTAGCAGTGACGCGCTCGACAACCGATCCTGCCGACCGGTTCACAGATCTGTTCGAGGGGTTGTCCTGA
- a CDS encoding DUF6498-containing protein yields the protein MVPFENAQRYSPSPETIAVIVANVLPLVGVIGLGWDLAALVFLYWFELGILSFWALVKAVFAGRRSEFDSDPLIGGALASKRTTIPVPFTDLGIRFSTLPVLAVAIPILTLVWFFAGVTTVGVIGPETPDIDALVMVMLSAFGIFLSEGASTLLEYFHRGGYRDHSAQTAIQGN from the coding sequence ATGGTCCCCTTCGAAAACGCACAGCGCTACAGCCCTTCACCCGAAACGATAGCCGTTATCGTTGCGAATGTGCTGCCACTCGTGGGCGTCATCGGCCTCGGGTGGGATCTCGCTGCGCTGGTCTTCCTCTACTGGTTCGAACTCGGTATTCTCTCGTTTTGGGCGCTCGTCAAAGCAGTGTTCGCGGGCAGACGGTCGGAGTTCGATTCCGATCCACTGATCGGAGGCGCGCTAGCGAGCAAGCGCACCACGATCCCGGTCCCGTTCACCGACCTTGGCATTCGGTTCTCGACGCTGCCTGTCCTCGCCGTTGCCATCCCCATTCTCACACTCGTCTGGTTCTTTGCAGGCGTCACGACTGTCGGCGTGATCGGTCCTGAAACTCCCGATATTGACGCGTTGGTGATGGTGATGCTCTCCGCGTTCGGAATCTTTCTCAGCGAAGGAGCCTCAACGCTTCTCGAGTATTTTCATCGAGGCGGATACCGCGATCACAGTGCCCAGACGGCGATTCAAGGGAATTGA
- a CDS encoding CPBP family intramembrane glutamic endopeptidase — MLTFILLAILQTTIRARFEHPVRELLELTGIGVILIGAILLGARVIDRRPVSGFGLSFDREWWHSFAVGGLVATAINGGALVVSLGAGWATFVGVMRGSGDLSFVPAMGIVFAYIALAATWEEFILRGAMLKNLAEGSNGFVPRWMAVGLAVTLSTLVFAFLHGGKITHPSHYGYYLIAGLVLSGVYVLTGELALSIGFHVFYNFTQSAIFGLGHSQQTPELLAVDIVGPPRWIGEEGLVFVGFAILGGLVLIAYIHWRDGSLELNDRVTSYTER, encoded by the coding sequence GTGCTGACCTTCATTCTCCTTGCCATACTCCAGACTACGATCCGAGCCAGATTTGAGCATCCCGTCCGGGAACTCCTCGAACTGACTGGCATTGGCGTCATTCTCATCGGTGCAATTCTCCTCGGTGCACGAGTTATTGATCGACGTCCTGTGAGTGGATTCGGGCTCTCGTTCGATCGAGAGTGGTGGCACTCATTCGCTGTTGGTGGGCTCGTCGCCACCGCAATCAACGGTGGGGCGCTCGTAGTGTCCCTCGGTGCTGGCTGGGCTACGTTCGTTGGTGTGATGCGCGGATCCGGGGATCTATCGTTCGTACCTGCGATGGGGATCGTGTTCGCGTATATCGCGCTCGCGGCCACGTGGGAAGAATTCATTCTGCGCGGTGCGATGTTAAAGAACCTTGCTGAGGGATCGAATGGATTCGTACCTCGGTGGATGGCCGTCGGCCTCGCAGTAACTCTCAGCACGCTCGTGTTTGCGTTTCTACACGGCGGAAAAATAACACATCCTAGCCACTATGGGTACTACCTGATCGCCGGGCTAGTACTGAGTGGCGTGTACGTGCTAACCGGTGAACTCGCACTCAGCATCGGCTTTCACGTGTTCTACAATTTCACACAAAGCGCGATATTCGGACTGGGACATTCACAGCAGACGCCGGAGCTCCTCGCCGTTGACATCGTCGGCCCACCGCGCTGGATCGGAGAGGAGGGACTCGTCTTTGTCGGCTTCGCCATTCTCGGCGGGCTGGTACTGATCGCATATATTCACTGGCGTGATGGATCACTCGAACTCAACGACCGCGTAACCAGCTACACTGAGCGGTAA